One Purpureocillium takamizusanense chromosome 1, complete sequence genomic window carries:
- the QRI7 gene encoding N(6)-L-threonylcarbamoyladenine synthase (EggNog:ENOG503P0XE~COG:O), whose translation MPRPPCRIPLLRPVRPGARWATAAARAARAAGYSSRSSGIATPPPPYPLRAGAAATTTEAAEAAADAAAANNPSRTLLTLAIETSCDDTAVAVLSRCRATGRASLLFNERISSDNRAFRGVNPAVAVQGHNASLGPLVRRALATLPDAAADDDYSSSTTTAAAAAATTTSEGSSATSRSSRTLNVGGRQKALPDFVSVTRGPGIMANLAVGLNVAKGLAVAWDVPLLAVHHMQAHALTPRLVDALGMDMDMGMDKDTATRGHGNNTIGSAAAASPDFPFLSLLVSGGHTQLVHSASLTDHRIVATTGDIAIGNLLDQTARVILPEDVLEASPDVMYGRVLDAFAFPPCPPPPPPPGPTSPPRPFAASAASAASEAAAASEAAAATPGATHDDGVAAQHEAFFRPATSRADEIADVPSGYPWTVPLPFRNSRRLAYSFSSIHAHVHRLAAERGPHMDLAERRALARHTLRAAFQHLASRLVLALEDRPELLPLLNARGTKAAPLSSATPAASPTTTLVVAGGVASNRFLAHVLRTTLAARGFPGVRLVAPPVALCTDNAAMVAWTAMEMYEAGWRSDLSACPIGKWPMDPSVGLGILGVDGWLRDGAAA comes from the coding sequence atgccgcgcccgccatgccgcatCCCGCTCCTCAGGCCCGTCCGCCCCGGCGCGCGCtgggcaacagcagcagcaagagcaGCAAGAGCAGCAGGTTAtagcagcagaagcagcgggatcgccacgccgccgccgccgtaccCCCTCCGtgcgggagcggcagcgacgacgacagaagcagcagaagcagcagcagacgccgccgccgccaacaacccGTCCCGGACGCTCCTCACGCTCGCCATCGAGACGTCGTgcgacgacacggccgtggcggtgctgTCGCGGTGCCGCGCCACGGGCCGCGCCTCGCTGCTCTTCAACGAGCGCATTTCTTCGGACAACCGGGCATTTCGCGGCGTGaaccccgccgtcgcggtgcaGGGGCACAACGCGTCGCTGGGGCCGCTCGTGAGGCGGGCGCTGGCTACCCTGCcggacgctgctgctgatgatgattATAGTAGtagcacgacgacggcggcggcggcagcggcgacgacgacctcggaggggagctcggcgacgtcgcggagCTCGCGCACGTTGAACGTGGGCGGCAGGCAAAAGGCCCTGCCGGACTTTGTGTCGGTCACGCGCGGGCccggcatcatggccaacctcgccgtcgggctcAACGTGGCCaagggcctcgccgtcgcgtgggacgtgccgctgctcgccgtccaccACATGCAGGCGCACGCCCTgacgccgcgcctcgtcgacgcgctgggcATGGATATGGACATGGGCATGGACAAGGACACGGCTACTCGAGGCCATGGCAACAACACAATcgggtccgccgccgccgcgtcgccagACTTTCCGTTCCTGTCGCTCCTCGTCTCCGGCGGGCACACGCAGCTCGTGCACTCGGCCTCGCTCACGGACcaccgcatcgtcgccaccacgGGGGACATTGCCATCGGCAACCTGCTCGACCAGACGGCACGCGTCATCCTGCCCGAGGACGTGCTCGAGGCCAGCCCGGACGTCATGTACggccgcgtgctcgacgcgtTTGCGTTTCCCCCttgtccgcctcctcctcctcctcctggtcctacttctcctcctcgcccgttcgccgcctcagcagcatcagcagcatcagaagcagcagcagcatcagaagcagcagcagcaacaccaggCGCTacccacgacgacggcgtggccgccCAACACGAGGCCTTCTTCCGCcccgcgacgtcgcgcgccgacgaAATCGCCGACGTCCCCTCCGGGTACCCCTGGAccgtgccgctgcccttCCGCAactcgcgccgcctcgcctaCTCCTTCAGCAGCATCCACGCGCACGtccaccgcctcgccgccgagcgcggccCGCACATGGACCTggccgagcgccgcgccctcgccaggcacaccctccgcgccgcctttcagcacctcgcctcgcgcctcgtcctcgcgctcgaggaccgcccggagctgctgccgctgctgaaCGCCCGTGGAACAAAAGCAGCACCACTATCATCAGCAACaccggcagcatcgccaaccacaaccctcgtcgtcgccggcggcgtcgcctccaaCCGCTTCCTCGCCCACGTCCTGCGCACaacgctcgccgcccgcggcttccccggcgtgcgcctcgtcgcgccccCCGTCGCGCTGTGCACCGacaacgccgccatggtggcctGGACCGCCATGGAGATGTACGAGGCCGGCTGGCGGAGCGACCTGTCGGCGTGCCCCATCGGCAAGTGGCCCATGGACCCCAGCGTCGGGCTGGGGAtcctgggcgtcgacgggtgGCTCAGGGACGGCGCTGCGGCTTGA
- the PRE2 gene encoding Proteasome endopeptidase complex (COG:O~MEROPS:MER0001516~EggNog:ENOG503NXDJ) — MDTLISRYSRPAYEQNESFEDEAQDLMNPASSLAGKFAMPPIAQPSSWLRAATDDRSNPDCPIKIAHGTTTLAFRFKGGIIVATDSRATAGNWIASQTVKKVIEINSVLLGTMAGGAADCQYWLAWLGMQCRLHELRHKRRISVAAASKILANLVYSYKGMGLSMGTMCAGVTKEEGPALYYVDSDGTRLQGNLFCVGSGQTFAYGVLDAEYNYDLSVEDALELGRRSILAATHRDAYSGGFINLYHVKEEGWVKHGFNDTNPIFWQTKLEKGEFTNVTSELD; from the exons atggacACCCTCATTTCGAGATACAGCCGGCCGGCTTACGAGCAAAATGAGTCGTTTGAGGACGAGGCACAGGACTTGATGAATCCTGCGTCGAGCCTCGCCGGCAAGTttgccatgccgcccatTGCCCAG CCGTCTTCCTggctgcgcgcggcgacggacgaccGGTCGAACCCCGACTGCCCGATCAAGATTGCTCAcggcacgacgacgctcgcCTTCCGCTTCAAGGGCGGAATCATCGTCGCTACCGACTCGCGAGCCACGGCCGGCAACTGGATCGCCTCGCAGACGGTCAAGAAGGTCATTGAGATCAACAGCGTGCTCCTCggcaccatggccggcggtgccgccgacTGCCAGTACTGGCTCGCCTGGCTGGGCATGCAGTGCCGGCTGCACGAGCTCCGTCACAAGCGTCGcatcagcgtcgccgcggcgagcaaGATTCTGGCCAACCTGGTCTACTCGTACAAGGGAATGGGCCTGAGCATGGGGACCATGTGCGCCGGCGtgaccaaggaggagggcccCGCGCTCTACTAcgtcgacagcgacggcaccCGCCTCCAGGGCAACCTCTTCTGCGTGGGCAGCGGTCAGACGTTTGCGTacggcgtgctcgacgccgagtACAACTACGACCtgagcgtcgaggacgcgctggagctgggcAGGCGGAGCATCTTGGCGGCCACGCACCGCGACGCCTACTCTGGCGGCTTCATCAACCTGTACCATGTCAAGGAGGAGGGCTGGGTCAAGCATGGCTTCAACGACACGAACCCCATCTTCTGGCAGACGAAGCTGGAGAAGGGCGAGTTCACCAACGTGACGAGCGAGCTGGACTAG
- the TCB2 gene encoding Tricalbin-2 (COG:U~EggNog:ENOG503NU87~TransMembrane:2 (o183-206i716-738o)), whose translation MSAKEAREIKVDGAIEAAQNPESQVSSADAQKEIVEQSSNAGIPAFTFDPDASPEEKRAQARDAIPKELQQSRRPKGAAIITDQDDGNGPDEDLPEPSKAGVLDVATDAQGRKLTGGEDPDAQEVPFSRTGWAPKLGWPSDSAKEGESLLDHATWVEGKLPDKFFGDWYHNTGLVIFACISSWLVAVLGGGLGWVTIIMAICATYYRTSLRRVRRNFRDDISRELALKKLENDNESLEWINSFMVKFWPIYQPVLAQTIINSVDQVLSSATPAFLDSLKLKTFTLGSKPPRMEHVKTYPRTEDDIVMMDWKFSFTPNDTADMTARQLKSKINPKVVLEIRIGKAMISKGLDVIVEDMAFSGIMRLKIKLQIPFPHVDRVEMCFLERPEIDYVCKPLGGESFGFDINFIPGLEKFILEQIHGNLSPMMYAPNVFPIEVAKMLAGTPVDQAVGVLALTLHGAQGLKNTDNFAGTVDPYASISFSRRQELARTKTVEDNPNPRWNETHYLIVTSFNDTLDIQVFDKNDFRKSKELGVATFRLEDLEELNVHENERIEVIGDGKARGVVSCDLRFFPVLESVKNEEGKLEPPPESNQGILRFTVEQAKDLDGTKSLVGLLNPYAALFLNGKTVHETKRLKRTNNPIWDNGSKEILITDRKKAKLGVTIKDDRDLTGDQTLGKYQIKLDEILDCMAQGKEWYQLSGAHTGRVKMMAQWRPVAITGVAGTGGYVTPIGVMRFHFKKATDLRNFESFGKSDPYVRVLLSGIDKARTVTFRNDLNPEWDEVLYVPIHSPRDRLALEVMDAEKMGKDRSLGLIETFAGDYVSQDENGEYLVNDKKHVREEGLRLHGKGIAKGTLTYTVAFYPCLNIADPEEEEEEEKEVEKKALEDKANEGKPSTDQQRASLDRSPTAGKFRVSLDKNGNGEARTSTSTSGRPSVENQGPPKIRLSPEELLKHESGLLIFRLLEAEMPEGHSRLEVFVDDMAYASYVSSTTANRAHKFDEIGDCVVRELDVSRLTLKARKKGDDDDHVLAQLAGNTLETLKQCLNNPTKLKLKTDDGRDGWVKVSLKYIPIKMQLDPSESINNMGKLRVDVLDAQDLPAADRNGKSDPYCKFELNGHEVYKTKVQKKTLTPAWNEFFEVNVPSRTAANFVVTVYDYDFADKPDLLGVATINLESLDPFKASESRFILDGKSGTLRLRMVFRPDYVTRTMQGTSTFSGTFAAPGRIVTGVAGAPIKGGAAVAGVVGHGVGRGASFLKRGVFGKKKDADDANGALPDVVESPPTTSNGHDLGPVGGARQSMGLPEGSPIPTIEHPRNDSPGHSRTKSIAASSIHSTAPAGATLGTASFTIVGATNYPPSTNLYIVVTQLSPKEKVIGKTKHHKSGTGQWTFEDTFTAKCTPDTQFKIEAKGDHFVGKDDDLGEFPLFVDETGTATPKELSVGPGTVTVKSTFQPAEPSAPDTPKSHMRRSFLSKREGRASRETTPNP comes from the exons ATGTCTGCCAAGGAGGCGCGCGAGATCAAGGTTGACGGCGCCATTGAGGCTGCCCAGAACCCTGAATCCCAAGTCTCGTCCGCAGACGCTCAAAAGGAAATTGTCGAGCAGTCTTCCAATGCAGGCATCCCCGCCTTCACCTTCGACCCGGATGCTTCCCCCGAGGAGAAGCGAGCTCAAGCTCGAGAC GCCATTCCAAAAGAGCTGCAGCAGAGCAGGCGCCCCAaaggcgccgccatcatcaccgacCAGGACGATGGCAACGGTCCGGACGAAGATCTCCCCGAACCCAGCAAGGCCGGCGTCCTTGACGTAGCAACAGACGCGCAAGGAAGAAAGTTGACCGGTGGCGAAGACCCCGACGCCCAAGAAGTCCCGTTCTCGCGGACGGGCTGGGCCCCAAAGCTCGGGTGGCCAAGTGACAGTGCGAAAGAGGGTGAGAGCTTGCTCGATCATGCCACGTGGGTGGAGGGGAAGCTTCCAGATAAGTTCTTTGGAG ACTGGTACCACAACACGGGTCTTGTCATTTTCGCCTGCATTTCGTCGTGGCTTGTTGCCgtcttgggcggcgggctgggctgggtcaccatcatcatggccatctGTGCGACCTACTACAGGACATCTCTGCGACGTGTGCGACGCAACTTTCGCGACGACATTTCGCGCGAATTGgccctcaagaagctcgaaAACGACAACGAGTCCCTTGAATGGATCAACTCATTCATGGTCAAGTTCTGGCCCATCTACCAGCCTGTCCTGGCCCAGACCATCATCAACTCGGTCGACCAGGTCCTCAGctccgcgacgcccgccttcCTCGACAGCCTCAAGCTGAAGACGTTTACCCTCGGCTCCAAGCCGCCACGAATGGAGCATGTCAAGACATACCCACGCACCGAAGACGACATTGTCATGATGGATTGGAAGTTTAGCTTCACGCCCAACGACACGGCCGACATGACCGCGCGCCAGCTCAAGAGCAAGATCAACCCCAAGGTTGTTCTCGAGATTCGCATTGGAAAAGCTATGATCAGCAAAGGCCTCGATGTCATTGTCGAGGACATGGCGTTTTCTGGCATCATGCGCCTCAAGATCAAGCTCCAGATTCCGTTTCCTCACGTGGACAGGGTCGAAATGTGCTTCCTCGAGCGGCCTGAGATTGATTACGTCTGTAAGCCCCTCGGCGGAGAGAGCTTCGGCTTCGACATCAACTTCATCCCTGGCCTCGAAAAGTTCATTCTTGAACAGATCCACGGAAATCTGTCGCCAATGATGTATGCGCCCAACGTCTTTCCCATCGAGGTCGCCAAGATGCTCGCGGGAACCCCGGTCGACCAGGCCGttggcgtcctcgccctgaCTCTTCATGGAGCCCAGGGGCTCAAGAACACGGACAACTTTGCTGGCACCGTCGACCCTTACGCAAGCATCAGCttcagccgccgccaggaacTCGCCCGGACAAAGACCGTCGAGGATAACCCGAACCCCAGGTGGAACGAGACGCATTATCTCATCGTCACATCTTTCAACGACACGCTGGATATCCAGGTGTTCGACAAGAACGACTTCAGAAAATCCAAAgagctgggcgtcgcgaCTTTCCGCCTGGAAGACTTGGAGGAGCTCAACGTGCACGAGAATGAGCGCATCGAGGTCATCGGAGACGGcaaggcgcgcggcgtcgtctctTGTGACCTACGATTCTTTCCTGTTCTTGAATCCGTCAAAAATGAGGAAGGCAAGTTGGAGCCGCCACCAGAATCAAACCAGGGCATTCTGCGCTTTACCGTAGAGCAGGCTAAAGATCTGGACGGCACCAAGAGTCTGGTTGGATTGCTCAACCCATACGCGGCCTTGTTCCTCAATGGCAAGACTGTCCATGAGACCAAGCGACTCAAGCGCACGAATAACCCCATCTGGGACAATGGATCCAAGGAAATTTTAATCACTGATCGCAAGAAGGCCAAGCTGGGGGTTACGATCAAGGACGATCGAGACCTCACGGGGGATCAGACACTCGGCAAATACCAAATCAAGCTCGACGAGATTCTCGACTGCATGGCACAGGGAAAAGAGTGGTACCAGCTATCTGGAGCGCACACGGGCCGTGTCAAGATGATGGCGCAGTGGAGGCCCGTTGCCATCACTGGCGTCGCGGGCACCGGCGGTTACGTGACTCCCATCGGCGTCATGCGGTTCCACTTCAAGAAGGCGACTGATCTGCGAAACTTCGAGTCCTTCGGCAAGTCGGATCCCTACGTACGCGTGCTTCTCTCTGGCATCGATAAGGCCCGCACTGTCACCTTCCGCAACGACCTCAACCCCGAATGGGACGAAGTCCTCTACGTGCCGATCCACTCCCCCCGTGACAGGCTCGCCCTGGAAGTCATGGATGCCGAGAAGATGGGCAAGGATCGCAGTCTTGGCTTGATTGAGACCTTTGCGGGCGACTACGTCAGCCAGGATGAGAACGGCGAGTATCTTGTCAACGACAAGAAGCATGTCCGCGAAGAGGGACTCCGATTGCACGGAAAGGGCATCGCCAAGGGAACGCTGACCTACACTGTTGCTTTCTATCCGTGCTTGAACATTGCAGACccagaggaggaagaggaggaggaaaaggaagTCGAAAAGAAGGCCTTGGAGGACAAGGCGAATGAGGGAAAGCCGAGCACTGATCAGCAGCGGGCCTCGCTCGATCGGTCTCCCACCGCAGGGAAGTTCCGGGTCAGCCTCGACAAGAACGGCAATGGGGAAGCACGTACGTCAACATCGACCTCTGGCCGGCCTTCCGTTGAAAACCAAGGACCTCCGAAGATCCGCCTCAGCCCCGAGGAGCTTCTCAAGCATGAGAGCGGCCTGCTCATTTTCcggctgctcgaggccgaaATGCCCGAGGGCCACAGCCGCCTCGAGGTATTTGTGGATGACATGGCCTATGCCTCGTACGTTTCGTCGACTACGGCCAACAGAGCCCACAAGTTCGATGAGATTGGCGATTGTGTTGTTCGCGAGTTGGACGTGTCTCGTTTGACACTCaaggcgaggaagaagggtgacgacgacgaccatgtCCTTGCCCAGCTGGCTGGAAACACCCTTGAGACACTCAAGCAATGCTTG AACAATCCCACGAAGCTCAAGCTGAAaaccgacgacggcagagACGGCTGGGTCAAGGTCAGCCTCAAGTATATCCCCATCAAGATGCAGTTGGATCCAAGCGAAAGCATCAACAACATGGGAAAACTCCGTGTCGATGTCCTGGATGCCCAGGACCTGCCGGCAGCAGACAGAAACGGAAAGAGCGACCCGTACTGCAAGTTTGAGCTCAACGGCCACGAGGTGTACAAAACAAAGGTGCAGAAGAAGACGCTCACCCCGGCGTGGAACGAGTTCTTCGAGGTCAACGTCCCATCACGGACGGCGGCCAATTTTGTCGTCACCGTTTATGACTACGACTTCGCGGATAAGCCCGATCTTTTGGGTGTTGCCACGATCAATCTAGAGTCTCTCGACCCGTTCAAGGCGTCCGAGTCTCGCTTCATCCTAGACGGCAAGTCGGGCACATTGCGACTTCGGATGGTGTTCCGGCCAGACTACGTTACGCGTACCATGCAGGGCACGTCGACCTTCTCGGGCACCttcgccgcgcccggcagAATCGTTACGGGCGTTGCCGGAGCTCCCatcaagggcggcgcggccgttgCGGGAGTCgttggccacggcgtcggcaggGGTGCGTCTTTCTTGAAACGTGGAGTCTttgggaagaagaaggacgcggacgacgccAATGGGGCGTTGCCTGATGTGGTCGAGTCGCCTCCCACTACAAGCAATGGCCACGACTTGGGCCCCGTCGGCGGTGCGCGCCAGTCCATGGGATTGCCCGAGGGTTCTCCCATCCCCACCATTGAACATCCACGAAACGACTCTCCTGGTCACAGTCGTACAAAGAGCATTGCGGCTTCGTCGATTCACAGCACGGCGCCAGCAGGCGCGACACTGGGTACGGCTTCATTTACCATTGTCGGGGCCACGAACTACCCTCCATCGACCAATTTATACATTGTGGTCACGCAGCTGTCACCAAAAGAGAAGGTCATTGGCAAGACGAAGCACCACAAGTCTGGAACCGGTCAATGGACCTTTGAGGACACCTTTACGGCCAAGTGCACTCCGGACACGCAGTTCAAGATAgaggccaagggcgaccACTTTGTCGGCAAAGATGATGACTTGGGCGAATTCCCCCTGTtcgtcgacgagacggggaCTGCAACACCAAAGGAGCTCAGCGTGGGGCCCGGTACCGTCACCGTCAAGAGCACATTCCAACCGGCAGAGCCGAGCGCACCAGACACACCCAAGTCGCACATGCGCAGAAGCTTCCTCAGCAAGAGGGAGGGGCGTGCCAGCCGTGAGACGACGCCGAATCCTTAG